From the genome of Candidatus Binataceae bacterium, one region includes:
- a CDS encoding xanthine dehydrogenase family protein subunit M, giving the protein MFPAEFQYHRATSTEQALTLLEQLGEDAKFIAGGQSLLPMMKIRLAQPSHLIDIGAIADLSYIRQSAGTIAIGACTPHADVASSPQIAQGLPMLVECAGEIGDVQIRNRGTLGGSLAHADPAADYPAAMLALEAEISARSRHGTRTIKAQDFFLDLMTTALAPNELLSEVRVNLPPPHTGMTYLKFRHPASGFATVGVAALITLDDKGECAAVRVGITGLAAKAFRAAAVENALTNRPLDPQVIEQAAAHADDAIDPLSDLNASADFRRHLARVLTRRALTQALARAR; this is encoded by the coding sequence ATGTTTCCCGCCGAGTTCCAATACCATCGCGCCACCAGCACCGAGCAAGCGCTGACCTTACTGGAGCAGTTGGGCGAGGACGCCAAGTTCATCGCCGGCGGCCAAAGCCTGCTGCCGATGATGAAAATTCGCTTGGCTCAACCTTCCCATCTAATCGACATCGGCGCGATCGCCGATCTGAGCTATATCCGTCAGAGCGCGGGCACGATTGCGATCGGTGCCTGCACGCCGCACGCCGACGTCGCCTCCTCGCCGCAAATCGCGCAGGGCCTGCCGATGCTGGTCGAATGCGCGGGCGAAATCGGCGACGTCCAGATCCGTAACCGCGGCACCCTCGGCGGTAGCCTCGCTCACGCGGATCCGGCTGCCGATTATCCTGCCGCGATGCTGGCGCTGGAGGCCGAAATTAGCGCGCGCTCGCGGCACGGCACGCGTACTATCAAAGCCCAGGACTTTTTTCTCGATCTGATGACCACCGCGCTTGCGCCAAATGAGTTGCTCAGCGAAGTGCGCGTCAACCTTCCACCTCCGCACACCGGCATGACCTATCTAAAATTCCGCCATCCGGCATCCGGCTTCGCCACGGTCGGGGTGGCAGCTTTGATCACCCTGGATGACAAGGGCGAATGCGCGGCTGTGCGCGTAGGAATCACGGGACTTGCCGCCAAGGCCTTTCGCGCTGCCGCGGTCGAGAATGCACTCACCAACCGGCCACTGGACCCGCAGGTGATCGAGCAGGCTGCAGCCCACGCCGATGACGCCATCGATCCACTATCGGACCTCAACGCCTCGGCGGATTTTCGCCGCCATCTTGCGCGGGTTCTGACGCGCCGCGCGTTGACCCAGGCGCTGGCGCGCGCGCGTTAA
- a CDS encoding SRPBCC domain-containing protein, which produces MKIIGEQFLPAPRLRARELLTDPAQWPDLVAGCRFCRPVGPNEFVVQIDSADRASIYDGRVRLSAQRLFEHCEFSFQWRNVEGGMCGAGTVDLINEGPQTRVRYSAELQPSGVLLQLDPPALEDAARRLIEEFFARAEAQLGSPAVHLGLAQD; this is translated from the coding sequence GTGAAGATCATCGGCGAACAGTTCCTTCCCGCCCCCCGCCTGCGGGCGCGGGAGCTGCTCACCGATCCGGCTCAGTGGCCTGACTTGGTTGCGGGCTGTCGCTTCTGCCGACCTGTTGGGCCCAACGAATTTGTCGTTCAAATTGATAGCGCCGATCGCGCCTCCATCTACGATGGACGCGTGCGTCTGTCGGCCCAGCGCCTGTTCGAGCATTGCGAATTTTCATTCCAATGGCGAAATGTCGAGGGCGGAATGTGTGGCGCCGGCACGGTTGACCTTATCAACGAGGGGCCGCAGACCCGTGTGCGTTACAGCGCCGAGCTGCAACCAAGCGGCGTTTTGTTACAGCTCGACCCGCCGGCACTCGAGGATGCGGCCAGGCGCCTGATCGAAGAATTTTTTGCGCGGGCCGAAGCTCAATTGGGCTCGCCAGCCGTGCACCTGGGTCTAGCGCAGGAC